In the Bacteroidota bacterium genome, one interval contains:
- the ugpC gene encoding sn-glycerol-3-phosphate ABC transporter ATP-binding protein UgpC — protein sequence MAGVSIQNVSKSYDGKTKVVKDVSFEVYDKEFVVLVGPSGCGKSTILRMIAGLESITGGDILIDGQRVNDLLPKDRDIAMVFQNYALYPHMTVYQNMAFGLKIKKMNKKEIDKRVREAAAILEITHLLGRKPGEMSGGQRQRVAIGRAIVRKPKVFLFDEPLSNLDAKLRVQMRIELQNLHRRLNSTMIYVTHDQTEAMTLGERIIVLKDGIIMQIGTPMELYDHPQNLFVAGFIGSPPMNLLYGKIESGNMFAGKNRKELMQLPESVVSRLKGYHDRNIYIGIRPENITENAPVDVSGCCSMHVSVVGVEHLGSEILLYANAEDTPLIARLSPSSRLNPGSDATLHFNLENAVFFDADTEDVIK from the coding sequence ATGGCAGGAGTTAGCATTCAGAATGTAAGCAAAAGTTACGACGGTAAAACCAAAGTCGTCAAAGATGTGAGTTTCGAAGTATATGATAAAGAATTCGTTGTGCTTGTCGGACCTTCCGGATGTGGCAAATCAACCATCCTCAGGATGATTGCGGGGCTGGAAAGCATTACAGGCGGCGATATCCTGATTGACGGCCAGCGTGTCAATGACCTCTTACCCAAAGACAGGGATATTGCCATGGTTTTTCAGAATTATGCACTCTATCCTCACATGACGGTTTACCAGAATATGGCCTTTGGTTTGAAGATCAAGAAAATGAACAAAAAGGAGATCGATAAGAGGGTACGTGAGGCTGCAGCGATTTTAGAAATAACTCATCTGCTTGGACGCAAGCCCGGCGAAATGTCGGGTGGGCAGCGCCAGAGAGTAGCCATAGGAAGAGCCATTGTCAGGAAACCGAAGGTCTTCCTTTTCGATGAGCCACTCAGCAATCTTGACGCAAAACTTCGTGTCCAGATGCGTATTGAACTGCAAAACCTTCACCGGAGGCTAAACTCTACCATGATATATGTAACCCATGATCAGACGGAAGCTATGACACTGGGTGAAAGGATCATCGTATTAAAAGATGGCATTATCATGCAGATTGGCACTCCCATGGAACTTTATGACCATCCTCAGAATCTTTTCGTAGCAGGGTTTATTGGCTCACCTCCAATGAACCTCCTCTACGGCAAGATAGAAAGCGGGAACATGTTTGCCGGTAAAAACCGGAAAGAATTGATGCAATTACCTGAAAGTGTGGTGTCGAGGTTAAAAGGATATCATGACCGAAATATTTATATAGGAATCCGTCCGGAAAACATAACTGAAAACGCTCCTGTAGATGTGTCCGGCTGCTGTTCAATGCATGTTTCAGTGGTAGGTGTTGAGCACCTGGGAAGTGAAATACTGCTATATGCCAATGCGGAAGATACCCCACTGATTGCACGTCTTTCTCCTTCCAGCCGGCTGAATCCGGGGAGTGACGCAACTCTCCATTTCAATCTGGAAAATGCGGTGTTTTTTGATGCTGATACAGAAGACGTTATTAAGTGA
- a CDS encoding glycoside hydrolase family 130 protein: protein MIHKSQIILKADQSRVILLPLILPGSERVERIFKRIDGLTDAEVEEMLSSVHKKFGYRHKKFDTILKRHFYIYAGQGTSDKRFDESRQLLAGALLSKEYSIQSAALFNPSIVPHPDQSGLEKGETRFVMSLRATGEGHVSSIVFQTGILSPDGSISLSQLTPYNVLGEYIPVGDGGMDYNLVFDQDSFIEERVIFPGTIIESMGMEDVRLVKFNDEKGIRFYGTYTAYDGRNIQSRLLETEDFCTFKIRSLTGASASDKGMGIFPEKINGKYAIISRQGGDSISIMFSDDLYRWDNHELLMEPMYPFELVQIGNCGSPIKTEKGWLLLTHGVGPVREYYISAALLDLEDPTRIISRLDRPIITATKHEREGYVPNVVYSSGGMISADKLFIPYAMSDSRYRFAWIETDLLLDELLR from the coding sequence ATGATACATAAAAGCCAGATCATATTAAAAGCAGACCAAAGCCGGGTAATCCTTCTACCTCTTATCCTGCCCGGTTCCGAAAGGGTTGAGAGGATTTTCAAAAGGATAGACGGCCTTACAGATGCTGAAGTAGAGGAAATGCTCTCATCGGTCCATAAAAAATTCGGGTACCGGCATAAAAAATTCGATACAATACTGAAACGACACTTTTATATTTACGCCGGACAGGGAACTTCGGACAAGCGGTTTGATGAATCCAGGCAACTCCTGGCGGGCGCCCTGCTCAGTAAGGAATACTCAATTCAGTCGGCTGCATTGTTCAATCCTTCCATAGTGCCTCATCCTGACCAATCCGGCCTCGAAAAAGGAGAGACCAGGTTTGTGATGAGCCTCAGGGCCACAGGCGAGGGACATGTTTCCAGCATTGTATTCCAGACTGGGATCCTTTCCCCGGATGGATCAATAAGTCTTTCTCAGTTAACTCCTTATAATGTGCTTGGTGAGTATATACCGGTCGGTGACGGCGGTATGGATTATAACCTCGTGTTCGATCAGGATTCCTTTATCGAAGAACGGGTCATCTTTCCCGGTACCATCATAGAGAGTATGGGAATGGAAGATGTCCGACTTGTAAAGTTCAACGATGAGAAAGGGATAAGATTCTATGGAACCTATACTGCTTATGACGGAAGAAATATTCAGTCCAGGCTGTTGGAGACTGAAGACTTCTGTACGTTTAAGATCCGTTCTCTCACCGGTGCCTCTGCAAGTGATAAGGGCATGGGCATTTTCCCGGAAAAGATCAATGGTAAATATGCGATCATTTCAAGGCAGGGCGGTGATAGTATTTCCATCATGTTCTCTGATGATCTTTACAGATGGGACAACCATGAACTGTTGATGGAGCCGATGTATCCTTTTGAGTTAGTGCAGATCGGAAACTGTGGTTCACCTATTAAAACGGAAAAGGGATGGCTCTTGCTTACGCATGGCGTGGGCCCTGTCCGTGAATATTATATCAGTGCTGCTTTGCTTGACTTGGAAGATCCTACCCGGATCATTTCAAGGCTGGATCGCCCCATCATTACTGCTACAAAGCATGAGCGTGAAGGGTATGTTCCCAACGTAGTCTATTCAAGCGGAGGGATGATCAGTGCTGATAAGCTTTTCATACCTTATGCTATGTCCGATTCACGCTACAGATTTGCCTGGATTGAAACGGATCTTTTATTAGATGAACTTTTAAGATGA
- a CDS encoding sugar ABC transporter permease: protein MKKLNKGYLPYLMVSPYLLHLLVFTTFPVIFSIVLTFFNWNIISPLEWNGLGNWKHVISDRLFWKSIFNTLRFLAVHIPLQIIIALALAEVLNQKIRFRGFFRAAFFMPVVISGVVVTIMWQQLLGYENGIINRLFVFAGLGKVGWLTDPDIAMISIALMATWKNVGLYVILFLVGLQTVPKQYYDAADLEGASHWQKFTKITIPMINPTIFMVLVLSTLGGFSLFIEPYIMTGGGPMNSTLSAVLYIYKEAFEYYHMGYSATLGLFFALMIVLVIIIQKRFIEKERHD, encoded by the coding sequence ATGAAGAAACTGAATAAGGGATATTTGCCATATCTGATGGTTTCTCCATACCTGCTTCATTTGCTGGTATTTACAACCTTTCCGGTTATATTCTCAATCGTCCTTACTTTTTTCAACTGGAATATCATCAGTCCGCTGGAATGGAACGGACTGGGCAACTGGAAGCATGTAATAAGCGACAGGTTATTCTGGAAATCCATTTTTAACACCTTGAGATTTCTTGCCGTTCACATTCCTCTCCAGATCATCATCGCGCTCGCACTTGCCGAAGTGCTGAACCAGAAGATCCGATTCAGGGGTTTCTTCAGAGCTGCTTTTTTTATGCCGGTGGTTATTTCCGGGGTCGTGGTGACGATCATGTGGCAACAATTGCTTGGTTACGAGAATGGGATCATTAACCGTTTGTTTGTTTTTGCCGGACTTGGAAAGGTGGGCTGGCTCACCGATCCGGATATTGCAATGATCTCAATAGCATTGATGGCTACCTGGAAAAATGTCGGCCTTTACGTGATCCTCTTCCTTGTGGGACTCCAAACAGTACCGAAACAATATTACGACGCAGCAGATCTTGAAGGAGCTTCTCACTGGCAAAAATTCACAAAAATCACCATACCAATGATCAATCCTACCATTTTCATGGTGTTAGTTCTATCCACCCTTGGTGGATTTTCCCTGTTCATCGAACCTTACATCATGACCGGTGGTGGCCCTATGAACTCTACCTTGTCAGCGGTTTTATATATTTATAAGGAAGCTTTTGAATATTACCATATGGGATATTCTGCGACACTCGGACTTTTCTTTGCGCTGATGATTGTGCTTGTCATAATTATCCAGAAGCGATTTATTGAAAAAGAAAGGCATGATTAA
- a CDS encoding carbohydrate ABC transporter permease gives MITVRKILFYLVLTTAALSFVYPFYWMFMASFTPEKHIGNLIFFPPELTFDNFRSMFSKIPIERALLNSIIVSFINTGMALVFSSMAGYALSRMRFRGRGVIFIILIFTMSLPFLITLIPNYILMVKFGWIDTYLSLTIPFLVNALAIIMFRQAFQTIPQALIDAAHIDGCGEMRIVFSILWPNIKPTIITVAILVFMSSWNEVLWPLIVIRDENLMTLPQMVTLFAVGGRAEAQLGVKLASAVFLAAPIIIAYAFFQKYFIQSMASSGLKD, from the coding sequence ATGATTACTGTCAGGAAAATATTGTTCTATCTGGTATTGACAACGGCTGCCCTCAGCTTTGTTTATCCTTTCTACTGGATGTTCATGGCCTCTTTCACTCCTGAGAAGCATATCGGTAATCTTATATTTTTTCCTCCTGAGCTGACTTTTGATAATTTCAGGTCGATGTTCTCGAAAATTCCGATTGAACGGGCTTTGCTGAACAGCATCATCGTTTCCTTCATCAATACCGGGATGGCGTTGGTCTTTTCATCGATGGCAGGATATGCTTTGTCACGGATGCGTTTCCGTGGCCGCGGTGTGATCTTTATCATCCTCATCTTTACCATGTCGTTACCATTCCTGATCACGTTGATCCCCAATTATATATTGATGGTGAAATTCGGATGGATCGACACCTACCTGAGCCTGACCATCCCTTTCCTGGTTAATGCGTTGGCCATCATCATGTTCCGACAGGCTTTCCAGACCATTCCGCAGGCACTTATCGATGCCGCACATATCGATGGTTGCGGCGAAATGCGAATAGTATTTTCAATACTGTGGCCGAATATCAAACCTACGATCATAACTGTGGCTATACTTGTTTTTATGTCATCCTGGAACGAAGTACTGTGGCCACTTATCGTAATAAGGGATGAAAACCTGATGACGCTACCGCAAATGGTGACCCTGTTTGCAGTGGGCGGAAGGGCGGAGGCGCAGCTCGGTGTCAAGCTGGCCTCGGCAGTATTTCTCGCAGCCCCGATCATAATTGCTTATGCTTTCTTCCAGAAATATTTCATCCAAAGTATGGCTTCCAGCGGACTTAAAGATTAA
- a CDS encoding glycosidase, giving the protein MEQIDDWIIISPDDVDLNKSPLRTSLGKDTYVLGSFNPGMARLPNGNLLLMVRVAEALSEPVKDGHIHTIRWEDGRYVIDRYALDEVETEDPRKFTLKRFKPNIVYALTSLSWLLPVELSPDGRSIAEVHYDKAIAPDRSSQEYGIEDARISQIGNKYYMTTCTVSSERHATTLFESNDGLNYRFKGIILDHQNKDMLIFNEKVGNEYYALTRPLGSLYFVTGKSSEWIPGPSINLATSPDLMHWKPFDKAFIRPRTGSGFGNRIGGGTPPILTDKGWLMLYHGVENKGKVGIYRTYWAMLDKFEPWRILQHDDTRPVLEAMDSLTERMKDKIYLKDVVFTTGIAECNDHFIVASGELDLACRISRIPKKIFGL; this is encoded by the coding sequence ATGGAACAAATAGACGACTGGATCATAATTTCACCCGACGATGTTGACCTGAACAAATCTCCTTTGCGAACCAGCCTGGGAAAGGATACATACGTCCTGGGATCTTTTAATCCGGGCATGGCCAGATTACCGAACGGCAACCTCCTCCTCATGGTGCGTGTTGCCGAAGCATTATCTGAGCCGGTAAAGGATGGACATATCCATACTATTCGATGGGAGGACGGAAGGTATGTCATCGATCGTTATGCCCTTGATGAAGTTGAAACCGAAGATCCCAGGAAATTTACGCTGAAGCGATTCAAGCCAAATATTGTATATGCCCTCACTTCATTGTCGTGGCTGCTTCCGGTAGAGCTTTCGCCAGATGGAAGAAGCATCGCAGAAGTGCATTATGACAAAGCGATTGCTCCTGATCGTTCAAGTCAGGAATATGGAATAGAGGATGCGCGGATATCGCAGATAGGCAATAAATATTACATGACAACATGTACTGTAAGTTCTGAGCGTCATGCTACCACTTTATTTGAAAGTAATGATGGCCTCAATTACAGGTTTAAGGGGATCATCCTAGATCACCAGAATAAGGATATGCTCATTTTCAATGAAAAAGTGGGTAATGAGTACTATGCATTGACGCGTCCGCTGGGCTCTTTATATTTTGTCACCGGCAAATCTTCCGAATGGATACCAGGGCCATCGATAAACCTGGCTACTTCGCCCGACCTGATGCATTGGAAGCCTTTTGACAAAGCATTCATTCGTCCGCGAACAGGATCCGGCTTTGGTAACCGTATCGGTGGAGGCACCCCCCCAATTCTTACTGATAAAGGATGGCTCATGCTTTACCACGGGGTGGAAAACAAGGGCAAAGTCGGTATATATCGCACATATTGGGCAATGCTGGATAAGTTTGAACCGTGGCGAATCCTTCAGCACGATGACACCAGGCCGGTCCTTGAAGCCATGGATAGCCTGACAGAAAGAATGAAGGACAAGATATACCTTAAAGATGTAGTGTTCACCACAGGCATAGCAGAATGTAATGACCACTTTATTGTTGCATCCGGGGAGCTTGACCTGGCTTGCAGGATATCCCGGATTCCAAAAAAAATATTTGGCTTATAA
- a CDS encoding extracellular solute-binding protein, whose translation MKKILSILLILFQAILIISCRSGTDKGEMLIWSSNNSQEISYLSEKIEQWNSANPDRQIRFQPIPEGQSSEEIILASVVGGTTPAIYANMWQGNIEMYAQAGVLIRLDTMPGFIETITERCSPEAIKEITSADGHIYQVPWKVNPIMMLYNVKIFQEVGLEKFPRTYQEYMEAAGLISADKNNDGYFDRWICYTTVQPIWYQRLFNFYPLYLAASNGASLIENNRAAFNNQYAFKVFAFLQDLYNKNYLSRQQMTSSQDPFIMESVATLITGPWEVPYLEKFKPPEMEYEFMPMMVPEETNSPVYTYGDPKNIVIFNTCSDPLTAWEFLRTLISEKGDFDLLRVTGQFPRRKNISTNPVYESFLNENPKLKPFAMQADYIKGVDNHPQIVEVFDIISQEYEACVLYGRKTPEKAVKDAADAVNVLLNGLK comes from the coding sequence ATGAAAAAGATATTATCAATTCTTCTCATCTTATTTCAGGCAATCCTGATAATATCCTGCAGGTCCGGAACCGATAAAGGAGAAATGCTTATATGGTCTTCAAATAATTCCCAGGAAATATCCTATCTGTCTGAAAAAATTGAACAATGGAATTCAGCAAATCCTGACAGGCAAATCCGGTTCCAACCTATCCCTGAAGGGCAATCCAGCGAAGAGATCATACTTGCATCAGTAGTCGGAGGAACCACCCCGGCAATCTATGCCAACATGTGGCAGGGAAATATAGAAATGTATGCCCAGGCGGGAGTGCTCATCAGGCTTGATACGATGCCCGGATTTATCGAAACAATCACTGAAAGGTGCTCTCCTGAAGCGATTAAAGAGATCACATCTGCCGATGGGCATATCTACCAGGTCCCTTGGAAAGTGAACCCAATCATGATGCTTTACAATGTGAAAATTTTTCAGGAAGTGGGTCTGGAAAAATTCCCCCGGACATATCAGGAATACATGGAGGCCGCCGGGCTTATCAGTGCAGATAAAAACAATGATGGATATTTCGACCGCTGGATATGTTATACAACAGTCCAGCCAATATGGTACCAAAGACTTTTCAATTTCTATCCCCTTTATCTGGCAGCAAGCAACGGGGCATCGCTCATCGAAAACAACAGGGCTGCCTTTAATAATCAGTATGCATTTAAGGTGTTTGCCTTTCTTCAGGATTTATACAATAAAAACTATTTGTCACGACAACAAATGACGTCCAGTCAGGATCCTTTTATCATGGAAAGCGTAGCTACCTTGATTACAGGACCTTGGGAGGTTCCTTACCTGGAAAAGTTCAAACCGCCGGAGATGGAATATGAATTCATGCCCATGATGGTGCCTGAGGAGACTAACAGTCCGGTTTATACATACGGCGATCCAAAAAATATCGTGATCTTTAACACGTGCTCCGATCCCCTCACCGCATGGGAGTTCTTAAGGACGCTTATCAGCGAAAAGGGTGATTTCGATCTGTTGCGTGTCACCGGTCAATTCCCCAGAAGGAAGAACATTTCCACAAATCCTGTTTATGAATCTTTCCTCAATGAAAATCCCAAGCTAAAGCCATTTGCCATGCAGGCGGATTACATAAAGGGTGTGGACAACCACCCTCAGATAGTGGAGGTTTTTGACATCATCTCTCAAGAATATGAAGCTTGTGTGCTCTATGGAAGAAAAACACCTGAAAAAGCCGTGAAAGATGCTGCCGACGCTGTTAATGTCCTGCTAAATGGATTAAAGTAA
- a CDS encoding glycosidase, translating into MAIEERPINIGDKEYRLSAACPFVRFEGNPILSSSQVNKKWNEPHLKVVTVHNAGVAIYKKMTMMLFRSHLRNGISVIGKAISRDGLTDWHVDNRPALKPCDENDIFANSSDIYPQIEMEAGGVEDPRISRIGDKYYITYSAYHGMVEDRVRVCLASTDDFITFLRHGPILDRDMRNVVIFPEKIGGYFYALMRPNDDPLSGHKGGIFKEIRLARAEALENNVWEVYDEPVMRQGGGPSPFQHKIGPGAPPIKTRHGWLSIFHGVRSTMDGNPYVLGVALHDLDDPSKVKVSSIPVVFPTKDDCRVGPEEYVHVPQVVFTCGAIRNDNGMIRIYYGGNDTVMNVGFSHEDILAAMCKRYPQDPLTGKPLYKI; encoded by the coding sequence ATGGCAATTGAGGAAAGGCCGATTAATATCGGCGATAAAGAATATAGGCTGAGTGCAGCCTGTCCCTTCGTGCGCTTTGAGGGAAATCCTATTTTATCTTCCTCTCAGGTGAATAAAAAGTGGAATGAGCCTCACCTGAAGGTGGTAACCGTACATAATGCAGGTGTAGCTATTTACAAAAAAATGACAATGATGCTTTTCCGCAGTCATTTACGCAACGGTATTTCGGTTATAGGTAAAGCAATTAGCCGTGACGGTTTGACTGACTGGCACGTAGATAACCGGCCGGCACTTAAACCCTGTGACGAAAACGACATTTTCGCCAACAGCAGCGATATCTATCCACAGATTGAAATGGAAGCAGGCGGAGTTGAAGACCCCCGTATCAGCAGGATTGGAGATAAATACTATATAACTTACAGCGCCTATCATGGAATGGTTGAGGACAGGGTAAGGGTATGCCTGGCTTCGACCGATGATTTTATCACCTTTCTGCGGCATGGCCCTATACTGGATCGGGATATGCGCAATGTCGTGATATTTCCCGAAAAGATCGGAGGTTATTTTTATGCACTCATGCGTCCCAACGACGATCCCTTGTCAGGCCACAAGGGAGGAATTTTTAAGGAAATACGGCTTGCCCGGGCGGAAGCACTGGAAAACAACGTATGGGAGGTCTATGATGAACCTGTGATGCGGCAGGGAGGTGGGCCAAGCCCTTTTCAGCATAAGATTGGTCCCGGGGCACCACCTATAAAGACCAGGCATGGCTGGCTTAGCATCTTTCACGGCGTAAGGTCAACAATGGACGGAAATCCCTATGTCCTGGGTGTTGCCCTTCACGACCTGGATGATCCCTCAAAGGTAAAAGTATCGTCTATACCTGTTGTCTTTCCGACGAAGGATGATTGCAGAGTAGGGCCCGAGGAATATGTTCACGTACCGCAGGTTGTGTTTACATGCGGTGCTATAAGGAATGATAACGGTATGATAAGGATCTATTATGGTGGCAATGATACTGTTATGAACGTCGGCTTTAGTCATGAAGATATCCTGGCTGCCATGTGTAAGCGATATCCACAGGATCCGTTAACGGGTAAACCTTTATATAAGATTTAA